From the genome of Methanobrevibacter thaueri:
AAGTCATCCAAAAGTGCAAAAATCAGCTCTTCAGCTTCTGAAATTATGCACTTGTCCTTTTCACCGGAAGCTGTGAAATATTCGAATACCAAAATTGAATCATTCTCGCTCATCATAAGTAATCATCATCCCGTTTAAGTTTAAGTCGTCTGCCGGGAAACGCATTTCATCGCCATCATATGCCATGTGAATCAAGGCATCGTTTTTAGTTTCAAATTCCCTGACTGTGATGTCCTCGTCAATCAAGGCCATTTTCCTTGAAAATGAAGACATGATGTCTTCCGGAGCCTTAATGTCAAGCAGACCTTTTTCATAATACTCCTGGATTGCATCAACTGTTAGTTTTGCGGAATCGCCTTGGCCGTATGGGTTTGGAGCGTTTTTCATTTTGTCCCTGAATTCCTCATCGGACAATATCCTATCAACATATTCTAAAATCGCATCCTTGTCTGAACCCACCAGAATGTTTCCGCCTGATGTTACGGTTTCTGGCCTTTCGGTGTTGTACCTTAAGGTCAAAGCAGGCACATCAAGAGTTATTGCCTCCTCCTGCAATCCTCCTGAGTCAGTTAAAATTAAAGTTGAAGCGGAAGTCAACTGTAAAAAATCAAGATAACCGATTGGCTTTATGATGTGAACATGCTCCAGACTGTCCAATTCATCAAACAACCCAAATTCCTGTAGGGTGTTTTTTGTTCTTGGATGAATCGGGAAAATGATGTTCATCTGGTCCAGTTCCTTTAAAGCCTCAATAATGCTTGTTACCCTTTTCCTGTCATCGACATTCTCTGCCCTGTGCATTGTTAGGGTCAGTATATTGTCCATATTCTCAATGTCCAACCTTGAAAGGGATTCCTCTTCAATGCCCCTTTTCTTGGCTATTTCCAAATGTCTGAAGCAGGCATCGACAACAGTGTTTCCAGTGACAATAAGATTTCTTCTTGAAAATCCTTCAGCCAAAAGATTGATGGCTGATTCAACTGTAGGAACAAAATACATTGATGATGCAACATCGGCGACCCTGCGATTGATTTCCTCAGGCATTGTCATGTCAAATGACCTGAGTCCCGCTTCCACATGGCCCACCGCAATGTGCAGTTTGGATGCCACAAGAGCTCCGGCAAGGACTGCATTGGTGTCACCCTGAACAAGCACGATGTCAGGCTTTTCACTGACAAGAACTTCCTCAATTCCCTTCATCATAAGTCCGGTCTGTTTTCCGTGACTTGCGGAACCAACATGGATATTGTAATCCGGAGATGGAATCTCCAAATCCCTGAAGAAATTGTCTGACATTTCCTTATCGTAATGCTGTCCTGTATGTAAAACGATTTGGTCAATGCCTCTTTTGGCAATCTCATCAATAATAGGGGCCATCTTAATGATTTCCGGCCTTGTTCCCAAAATAGTTGCAATTTTCATATTATCACTTAAATAATATATGTTTAAAATACTTTAAAAATTTTTTAGAAATTCTCAATAATCTTTCGCAATTCTGCAAGGTTGGTTTCAACGAATTGACGATATTTCGGATTCGCCAATATCTTGTATTGCTTTATTTTTGATTTCAGGTAAGCTTCATGCATTATCTTCTGTAATGTGACAATATCTGTTCTTAAAATTAAATCCAGTTTATCCTTTTGGTCCTGGCTCAGATTGTTTAGGTGGGATTGTATTTGAGACTGGAATTTTAAAACGAAATTGGTGTTCTTCCTTGCAAAGTGTTCAAGCAAAAAGGAGGGAGCCATCTGAAATATGCTCTCATATTCCTTAACGTCATCATAGGTTATCTTATCATCCATATTATCAAAACTCGTGCAAATCATTTAAGCTTTTTATCATTGATTCACGTATCGCATATCTTCTCTGCAAATCGGTTAGTGAATCAACCAGATTGCGTCTGAATCTCTCACAGGCATAATCGTCATATGTGAACTTTATCCCATCATATTGAATGTCCATTAAAATCAGATAATCGGGCTCCATGACCTTAATGTAGGCCCTAGGCTCATCCTCAGCAGGATTCAATAGCTTTTCAACATCATCCAATGTCATCTTGCCGACGGCCACATCCACAAAGACCCTCATCATTTTCCTCACCATGTTCCACAGGAATGATTCGCCATAGATGTCGACAAAAATAGGAGTTAAGGTCTCGTGAAGGTTTGGGAATTCCCTTTTATGGTAATCGCCAAGTTCGGCCCTTGTGATTTTGATGTCATCAATTGTGCGCGTGGTTGTCTTTTGGAAACGCTTCGTGAAGTTTGTGAAGTTATGGGTTCCCTTGAAAAGCTCGGCACACTCGTTTAGCTTATCGATGTCGAGATCCTGAAACAGCATGTAGCGATACTGCCTCATCTGAGCATATCTTGGTTTAAAAGCATAACGAACAGGTGCACTGGCCAAAATTTGGATATCATCAGGCAGGGAATTGTTTATCTCGTTCACACGCACTTCCTTTTCGGACTGGAAGCTGATTACATTACCTAAACTGTGAACCCCCGCATCGGTCCTTCCCGCAATCCTGAATCTGGACTTTTTCAAATCATCAATGTAATCTAGC
Proteins encoded in this window:
- the wecB gene encoding non-hydrolyzing UDP-N-acetylglucosamine 2-epimerase — its product is MKIATILGTRPEIIKMAPIIDEIAKRGIDQIVLHTGQHYDKEMSDNFFRDLEIPSPDYNIHVGSASHGKQTGLMMKGIEEVLVSEKPDIVLVQGDTNAVLAGALVASKLHIAVGHVEAGLRSFDMTMPEEINRRVADVASSMYFVPTVESAINLLAEGFSRRNLIVTGNTVVDACFRHLEIAKKRGIEEESLSRLDIENMDNILTLTMHRAENVDDRKRVTSIIEALKELDQMNIIFPIHPRTKNTLQEFGLFDELDSLEHVHIIKPIGYLDFLQLTSASTLILTDSGGLQEEAITLDVPALTLRYNTERPETVTSGGNILVGSDKDAILEYVDRILSDEEFRDKMKNAPNPYGQGDSAKLTVDAIQEYYEKGLLDIKAPEDIMSSFSRKMALIDEDITVREFETKNDALIHMAYDGDEMRFPADDLNLNGMMITYDERE
- the truA gene encoding tRNA pseudouridine(38-40) synthase TruA; its protein translation is MKRTALKIGYIGTNFHGFQRQPDIRTVEEELIYHLRKLDYIDDLKKSRFRIAGRTDAGVHSLGNVISFQSEKEVRVNEINNSLPDDIQILASAPVRYAFKPRYAQMRQYRYMLFQDLDIDKLNECAELFKGTHNFTNFTKRFQKTTTRTIDDIKITRAELGDYHKREFPNLHETLTPIFVDIYGESFLWNMVRKMMRVFVDVAVGKMTLDDVEKLLNPAEDEPRAYIKVMEPDYLILMDIQYDGIKFTYDDYACERFRRNLVDSLTDLQRRYAIRESMIKSLNDLHEF